From Monomorium pharaonis isolate MP-MQ-018 chromosome 9, ASM1337386v2, whole genome shotgun sequence, the proteins below share one genomic window:
- the LOC118647352 gene encoding uncharacterized protein LOC118647352: MILGNNCIAFMFDEIQYELDRVEIDRNRNVGITNSLKSYVTMSSDRIMIASNAGWDPWNPTNGYFNFCVPLNMLLGFCEDYKRVVINARHELILIRACNDNNCLVGDPAREPEIELFKVQWRMPHVLLNEINKLAMLRALESGRYLSMVFRSWDLYEFPLLQRTTKHSWAIKTATQLEKPQYVIFALQAGRKNVMLEDTSRFDHCKLTNVKLYLNSECYPYDNMNLDFDKNRWSILYDTYVCFCKTYYGYDYLEPNQTVTTFRQKGPFVIIDCSRQNELVKSATVDVRLEFECKENLPASTTAYCLIIHDRVVQYNPLTNVVRKIT, from the coding sequence ATGATATTGGGAAATAATTGCATCGCGTTCATGTTCGATGAGATTCAATACGAGCTCGACCGTGTAGAGATTGATCGCAACAGGAACGTCGGAATAACCAACTCGCTCAAGAGCTATGTAACTATGTCATCCGATAGAATTATGATTGCAAGTAACGCTGGCTGGGATCCGTGGAATCCTACGAAcggatactttaatttttgcgtacCGCTCAACATGCTACTGGGATTTTGTGAAGATTACAAACGCGTGGTGATTAACGCTCGTCACGAATTGATTTTGATACGCGCGTGCAACGATAACAATTGTCTAGTTGGCGATCCGGCGCGGGAgccggaaattgaattattcaaagtaCAGTGGCGAATGCCACACGTCCTTCTGAACGAGATAAATAAACTGGCGATGCTGCGTGCTCTGGAAAGTGGACGATACCTGAGCATGGTTTTTCGTTCGTGGGATCTATACGAGTTTCCGCTATTGCAACGTACGACCAAACATTCGTGGGCCATCAAGACCGCTACTCAGCTCGAGAAGCCGCAGTACGTCATCTTTGCTCTGCAGGCTGGTCGGAAGAACGTTATGCTCGAGGATACGAGCCGATTCGATCATTGTAAACTGACGAACGTGAAACTGTATCTAAACTCGGAATGTTATCCGTACGACAATATGAATctggatttcgataaaaacagATGGTCGATTCTCTACGACACATACGTATGTTTCTGTAAAACCTATTACGGATATGATTATCTCGAGCCGAATCAAACTGTCACAACTTTTCGGCAAAAAGGCCCGTTCGTAATCATCGATTGCTCTCGACAAAATGAATTGGTCAAGAGCGCAACCGTGGACGTGCGCTTAGAGTTTGAATGCAAAGAAAACTTGCCCGCGAGTACCACCGCGTACTGCCTCATCATACACGATCGCGTGGTTCAGTACAATCCGTTGACAAATGTTGTGCGGAAGATCACCTAA